One genomic window of Antricoccus suffuscus includes the following:
- a CDS encoding RidA family protein produces the protein MPSSVELIRASTLASVAEYAYAATAPKDARLIFLAGACPLSEDGTTVAVGDYAGQAAACVETMTRALEAAGATIEDVISTRVLVASSNQADLVAVWEIVRDAFDGHDVPSTLMGVTVLGYDDQLVELESVAAVVD, from the coding sequence ATGCCAAGTTCTGTGGAGTTGATTCGCGCCTCGACGCTCGCCAGCGTCGCCGAGTATGCGTATGCCGCGACCGCGCCGAAGGATGCGCGACTGATCTTCCTGGCTGGCGCGTGCCCGCTCAGCGAGGATGGGACGACCGTAGCGGTCGGTGATTACGCGGGCCAGGCCGCTGCGTGCGTCGAGACGATGACACGCGCGCTGGAGGCCGCCGGAGCGACGATCGAGGACGTCATCAGCACTCGTGTGCTTGTCGCATCGTCTAATCAGGCGGACCTCGTTGCTGTCTGGGAGATCGTGCGCGACGCGTTCGATGGGCATGACGTTCCGAGCACACTCATGGGGGTCACGGTGCTGGGCTATGACGATCAGTTGGTGGAGCTCGAATCGGTCGCCGCTGTCGTTGACTGA
- a CDS encoding AMP-binding protein, with product MSDPQVISGKRSRTIAEVKERAARIGAGLGKLGVGPGDHYAFVLRNEIAFLEANMAASAIGAVPIPVNWHWTGEDLQHVLTDSGAKVVIAHTDLLPAVEKFLPEGATIVEVETPPEIREAYGLGDVPLTGRYRTLDELATSELVTPPTDDPPMSVIYSSGTTGLAKGIRRNPVAEGKSEEIAGVVVDLMKLKPGGKTLVPAPMYHSSPNVLALFAVAMGIETVIMPKFDPEEFLALIEKHRIDEVQVVPTMFIRLLKLPKEVREKYDVSSLEAVIHAAAPCPADVKEQMIKWFGPIIWEYYGGTETGAVVLCSSEEALAHPGTVGRAFAGAQLRILGADNQPVPVGESGMVYMKPFDAWPDFTYLNDDEKRRSIEQDGFVTVGDIGYLDEDGFLYLSDRANYMVISGGVNIYPAEIEGSLLGMDGVADVAVFGIPDPDLGEVLAAHVELEDGATVSEEDIKSYVTTNLAKYKTPRVVVFEERLPREDSGKMFKRRLRDQYWTGNRKI from the coding sequence ATGAGTGATCCACAGGTTATTTCAGGCAAGCGATCACGGACGATTGCAGAGGTCAAGGAGCGCGCGGCGCGCATCGGCGCCGGACTCGGCAAGCTCGGAGTGGGTCCTGGCGATCACTACGCGTTCGTTCTGCGTAACGAGATCGCTTTTCTGGAGGCAAACATGGCGGCGTCGGCCATCGGCGCCGTGCCGATTCCGGTGAACTGGCACTGGACCGGTGAGGATCTGCAGCATGTGCTCACCGACAGTGGGGCCAAGGTCGTGATCGCGCACACCGATCTGCTGCCGGCCGTCGAGAAATTCCTGCCTGAGGGTGCCACGATCGTCGAGGTAGAGACCCCGCCCGAAATTCGCGAAGCTTATGGCCTTGGCGACGTGCCACTGACCGGCCGCTATCGGACTCTGGATGAGCTGGCGACCTCGGAGCTCGTGACGCCGCCTACCGACGACCCACCGATGAGCGTCATCTACTCGTCCGGTACGACGGGGCTCGCCAAGGGCATTCGCCGCAATCCCGTCGCGGAGGGGAAGTCCGAAGAGATCGCAGGGGTAGTTGTTGACTTAATGAAGCTGAAGCCCGGCGGTAAGACCCTGGTGCCAGCTCCGATGTATCACTCTTCGCCGAATGTCCTGGCGCTGTTCGCCGTCGCTATGGGAATAGAGACCGTGATCATGCCGAAGTTTGATCCAGAAGAGTTCCTGGCCCTGATTGAAAAGCATCGTATTGACGAGGTGCAAGTCGTCCCGACGATGTTTATCCGGCTGCTCAAGCTGCCCAAGGAGGTCCGCGAGAAGTACGACGTCTCCTCTCTCGAGGCCGTCATTCACGCGGCTGCGCCATGCCCGGCCGACGTCAAGGAGCAAATGATCAAGTGGTTCGGCCCAATCATTTGGGAGTACTACGGCGGCACGGAGACCGGCGCTGTCGTCCTGTGCAGCAGCGAGGAGGCGCTCGCGCATCCGGGAACTGTTGGACGCGCATTCGCAGGTGCGCAATTGCGGATCCTGGGTGCCGACAATCAGCCCGTGCCGGTTGGCGAGTCCGGGATGGTCTACATGAAACCGTTCGATGCGTGGCCGGACTTCACCTATCTCAACGACGATGAGAAGCGCCGGTCGATCGAGCAGGACGGCTTCGTCACGGTCGGTGACATCGGTTACCTCGACGAGGACGGCTTCCTTTATCTAAGTGATCGCGCCAACTACATGGTGATCTCCGGGGGCGTGAACATCTACCCGGCCGAGATCGAGGGAAGTCTGCTCGGCATGGACGGGGTCGCGGACGTGGCGGTCTTCGGGATTCCCGATCCAGACCTTGGCGAAGTACTCGCCGCACACGTCGAACTTGAGGACGGCGCCACGGTCAGCGAAGAGGACATCAAGTCCTATGTCACAACGAATCTTGCGAAGTACAAGACTCCGAGGGTCGTCGTCTTCGAGGAGCGGTTGCCGCGTGAGGACTCCGGCAAGATGTTCAAGCGTCGATTGCGAGACCAGTACTGGACCGGCAACCGCAAAATCTAG
- a CDS encoding long-chain-fatty-acid--CoA ligase, with amino-acid sequence MYLTQSLHRNVQQQPDSPATIFGDRVRTHRESIDRVARLAGGLQGLGVGPGDRVAILSLNSDYFHEILCAIPWADGVIVPVNVRWSVSEIAYSLDEAEARTIVVDETFKGLVPALREAYGGLKNVIYCGEDAVPDDMLGFEELIDSSEPVEDAHRSGDDLAALFYTGGTTGTPKGVMLSHRNLMTSAIGASTSSWLPHRGRLLHAAPMFHLADLAAWTAGSALGNCHVMIPAFAPVVVLEAIAQHQVDAVLLVPTMIQMLVDDPHVGDYDLSSVTHVAYGASPISDALLGRARKAFPKAQFTQLYGMTELSPIATILPDVDHRDPKRSRSAGRAAPYSLVKIVDAEDNEVDRGVVGEICVSGDHVMLGYWKKPDETAHALRDGWMHTGDGGWMDEDGYVYIADRIKDMIITGGENVYSIEVENVIARHPSVAACAVIGVPDQDWGERVHAVVILVPDASLTIDELREHCRAQIAGYKCPRSLDIVEEFPMSGAGKILKRELRRQYDG; translated from the coding sequence ATGTACCTCACTCAATCGTTACACCGTAACGTTCAACAGCAGCCCGATAGTCCGGCGACGATATTCGGCGATCGCGTTCGGACACACCGGGAGTCGATCGACCGGGTCGCGAGACTTGCCGGTGGACTTCAAGGGCTGGGTGTGGGACCAGGTGACCGGGTCGCGATTCTTTCGCTCAACTCGGACTACTTTCACGAGATCTTGTGCGCAATTCCATGGGCGGACGGTGTGATCGTGCCGGTCAACGTCCGCTGGAGCGTCAGCGAGATCGCGTATTCGCTCGACGAGGCGGAAGCCAGGACCATCGTCGTCGACGAGACCTTCAAAGGCCTTGTACCCGCGTTGAGAGAGGCATATGGCGGGCTCAAGAATGTTATCTACTGCGGCGAGGACGCCGTACCCGACGACATGCTCGGATTCGAAGAACTCATTGACAGCAGCGAACCGGTCGAAGACGCGCACCGATCCGGGGACGACTTGGCGGCGCTGTTCTACACCGGCGGTACGACCGGTACGCCGAAGGGCGTGATGCTCAGCCACCGCAACCTGATGACCTCCGCGATTGGCGCGTCAACGTCCTCGTGGCTGCCGCATCGCGGCAGGCTCTTGCATGCGGCGCCGATGTTCCACTTGGCGGATCTCGCCGCGTGGACGGCCGGCTCGGCCCTGGGTAACTGCCACGTCATGATTCCGGCGTTCGCGCCGGTCGTGGTGCTCGAAGCAATCGCGCAACATCAGGTCGACGCGGTGCTACTGGTGCCGACGATGATCCAGATGCTCGTCGACGACCCGCACGTCGGGGACTACGACCTGTCGTCGGTGACACACGTTGCTTATGGCGCTTCGCCTATTTCCGATGCGTTGCTGGGTCGAGCGCGCAAGGCCTTCCCGAAGGCGCAATTCACTCAACTCTATGGAATGACCGAGCTTTCACCGATTGCGACCATCCTTCCGGACGTCGATCACCGCGACCCCAAGCGGAGCAGATCGGCAGGCCGCGCCGCGCCCTATTCTCTGGTCAAAATCGTTGATGCAGAAGACAACGAGGTCGACCGCGGCGTTGTCGGTGAGATCTGCGTGTCCGGCGACCACGTGATGCTGGGCTACTGGAAGAAACCCGACGAGACGGCGCACGCGCTGCGTGACGGCTGGATGCACACCGGTGACGGCGGCTGGATGGATGAGGACGGCTACGTGTACATCGCCGACCGGATCAAGGACATGATCATCACTGGCGGCGAAAACGTTTATTCGATTGAGGTCGAAAACGTGATTGCCAGGCATCCTTCGGTTGCGGCTTGTGCGGTGATCGGAGTTCCTGACCAGGATTGGGGCGAGCGGGTTCATGCCGTCGTGATCCTTGTGCCGGATGCGAGTCTGACCATCGACGAGCTACGCGAACACTGTCGAGCGCAGATTGCCGGCTACAAGTGTCCTCGGAGTCTGGATATTGTTGAGGAGTTCCCGATGTCCGGCGCTGGCAAGATTCTCAAGCGCGAACTTCGTCGCCAGTACGACGGATAA
- a CDS encoding CoA-binding protein produces the protein MTPTVTTTLPNGLSFEVPADSPLAKLHNPERSWDGPSATDRIKLLRSAKSIAVVGASANPARSSYFVGTYLLQSTDYKVYFVNPNADTILGQKVYPDLASLPEVPDIVDVFRKAADVPAVVEDAHAVGAKAIWVQLGIWNEDAARRAEQLGMSVVMDRCIKIEHARFHGGLHLMGFDTGQITSRRTVR, from the coding sequence ATGACACCAACTGTGACCACAACCCTGCCAAACGGGCTGAGCTTCGAGGTCCCCGCGGACTCTCCGCTGGCGAAGTTGCACAACCCGGAGCGCAGCTGGGATGGACCGAGCGCCACAGACCGCATCAAGTTACTGCGTTCGGCGAAGTCGATCGCAGTGGTCGGCGCCTCCGCAAACCCGGCCCGCTCGAGCTACTTCGTCGGCACCTACCTGTTGCAGTCCACCGATTACAAGGTGTACTTCGTCAACCCGAACGCCGACACGATCCTCGGCCAAAAGGTCTACCCGGACCTCGCTTCATTGCCCGAAGTGCCCGACATCGTTGACGTTTTCCGTAAGGCAGCCGACGTACCGGCAGTTGTCGAGGACGCCCACGCGGTCGGCGCCAAAGCAATCTGGGTCCAGCTGGGCATCTGGAACGAAGACGCTGCACGCCGCGCTGAACAACTCGGAATGAGCGTCGTCATGGACCGCTGCATCAAGATCGAACACGCCCGCTTCCACGGCGGGCTGCACCTAATGGGCTTCGATACCGGCCAGATCACCAGCCGACGTACCGTCCGTTGA
- a CDS encoding O-acetylhomoserine aminocarboxypropyltransferase/cysteine synthase family protein produces MADREYGFKTRAIHAGNIPDAVHGSRALPIYQTTAFVFDDTDDAAARFALQKYGNIYSRLGNPTVASFEERIASLEGGIGAVATSSGLAAQYITFTSLAGSGDHIVASAGLYGGSITQLDVTLGRFGVKTTFVQSDDPAAYAAAITNETKLLFAESIANPSGEIADIEGLSEVAHAAGIPLIIDSTIATPYLCRPIDWGADIVTHSATKFLGGHGTTLGGVVVESGRFDWSSEKFPLFHEPVASYGGLTWADNFAEYAFLTRLRAEQLRDIGPTLAPQSAALLAQGVETLPIRMQSHMDNARAVAEWLDADDRIEYVNWAGLPSHPHHERAKKYLPKGPGAVFSFGVKGGREVGRGLIEAVNLASHVANIGDTKTLIIHPASTTHAQLTEQQLIDGGVQPGLVRLSVGIEDVEDIIYDLDQALASATEATS; encoded by the coding sequence ATGGCTGATCGCGAATACGGATTCAAAACAAGAGCGATACACGCGGGCAACATTCCGGACGCCGTTCACGGCTCTCGGGCATTACCGATCTACCAGACGACAGCGTTCGTCTTTGACGACACGGACGATGCCGCCGCTCGTTTTGCATTGCAGAAATACGGCAATATCTACTCCCGGCTCGGCAACCCGACCGTTGCCTCGTTTGAGGAGCGGATCGCAAGCCTCGAGGGCGGGATCGGCGCCGTCGCCACGTCGAGTGGGCTCGCCGCGCAGTACATCACGTTTACCTCACTCGCTGGAAGCGGTGATCACATCGTCGCATCGGCAGGTCTGTACGGCGGATCGATCACGCAACTCGACGTGACGCTGGGCCGGTTTGGCGTCAAGACCACGTTTGTGCAGAGCGACGATCCGGCAGCGTACGCCGCCGCGATCACCAACGAAACGAAGCTGCTGTTCGCTGAGTCTATCGCGAACCCGTCCGGCGAGATCGCGGATATAGAAGGACTCTCAGAAGTGGCACACGCCGCCGGGATCCCGTTGATCATCGACTCGACGATCGCGACGCCGTACCTTTGCCGTCCCATTGACTGGGGTGCCGACATCGTCACACACTCGGCCACCAAGTTCCTCGGCGGCCACGGCACGACGCTGGGCGGCGTTGTCGTGGAGTCCGGCCGTTTTGACTGGTCCAGCGAGAAGTTCCCCCTGTTCCACGAGCCGGTGGCGTCGTACGGCGGATTGACCTGGGCGGACAACTTCGCTGAGTATGCGTTCCTCACCCGGCTGCGTGCCGAGCAGTTGCGCGACATCGGCCCTACCCTCGCGCCGCAATCGGCCGCACTACTCGCACAAGGCGTCGAGACACTTCCGATTCGGATGCAGTCCCACATGGACAACGCTCGTGCCGTCGCAGAATGGCTGGACGCGGACGACCGGATCGAATACGTCAACTGGGCCGGGCTGCCTTCGCACCCTCATCACGAGCGCGCTAAGAAATACCTACCAAAAGGGCCAGGCGCGGTGTTCAGCTTCGGCGTGAAGGGCGGACGAGAGGTCGGTCGCGGCCTCATCGAGGCGGTCAACTTGGCCAGCCATGTCGCCAACATTGGTGACACCAAGACGCTCATCATTCACCCGGCCTCGACCACGCACGCACAACTCACCGAACAGCAGCTGATCGATGGCGGCGTGCAGCCGGGACTCGTGCGACTTAGTGTGGGTATCGAGGACGTCGAGGACATCATCTACGACCTCGACCAAGCGCTTGCCAGTGCAACGGAGGCAACATCATGA
- a CDS encoding CaiB/BaiF CoA transferase family protein → MKKIFEGLKVIDCASFIAAPAAAAVLSDFGADVIKIEPPGAGDPGRQLYTFPGMPKSELNYSWMMDNRSKRGLALDLTKPAGQAVIHKLVGDADVFLTNYPLPVRDKLAIDYDTLALLNDRLVYASFTGFGETGAEATKPGFDMTGWWARSGLMDAVREHHDAEPVRSLPGMGDHPSAMSFFSAIMMGLYERTVTGKGSLVRSSLVSSGVWANGFNAQAALVGAQFEPRPPRAQGGRPLSCYYRCRDDKWIVLTILNETKQWPILVDCIARPELAEDPRFVTQKDRFGHGPELIGILDEVFATKDRSEWQRILLDAGLVFEVVASAEDIPNDQQLIDNGYLVPIVDSEYMTVDSPLTVAGTEKARPTMAPTLGQHSDDVLREAGYDDDAIKDLRAAGVVA, encoded by the coding sequence TTGAAGAAGATATTTGAAGGTCTCAAGGTCATCGATTGCGCGAGTTTCATCGCCGCCCCGGCCGCGGCGGCCGTGTTGTCCGACTTCGGTGCCGACGTAATCAAAATAGAGCCGCCCGGTGCGGGCGATCCGGGTCGTCAGCTCTATACCTTCCCCGGCATGCCAAAAAGCGAACTCAACTACAGCTGGATGATGGATAACCGCAGCAAACGGGGCCTGGCGCTGGACCTGACAAAGCCGGCAGGTCAGGCAGTGATCCACAAGTTGGTAGGGGACGCGGACGTCTTTCTCACCAACTATCCGCTCCCGGTGCGCGACAAGCTCGCGATCGACTACGACACGCTCGCGCTGCTGAACGACCGGCTCGTTTACGCGTCGTTCACGGGATTTGGCGAGACCGGCGCCGAGGCGACCAAGCCGGGATTTGACATGACCGGGTGGTGGGCGCGTTCAGGGCTCATGGATGCCGTTCGGGAGCATCATGATGCCGAGCCTGTCCGCTCGTTGCCCGGAATGGGGGACCATCCCTCCGCCATGTCGTTCTTCTCGGCGATCATGATGGGACTTTATGAACGCACCGTGACGGGGAAGGGTTCGCTGGTTCGATCGTCGCTGGTCTCCAGTGGTGTCTGGGCGAATGGGTTCAATGCGCAGGCCGCCTTGGTAGGGGCGCAGTTCGAGCCGCGTCCGCCGCGGGCCCAGGGTGGCCGGCCACTGAGCTGCTACTACCGGTGCCGCGACGATAAGTGGATCGTGCTGACGATCCTCAACGAGACGAAGCAATGGCCGATTCTGGTCGACTGCATTGCGCGCCCAGAGCTTGCCGAGGATCCGCGGTTCGTGACCCAGAAGGACAGGTTCGGCCACGGGCCGGAGCTGATCGGCATCCTCGATGAAGTCTTCGCGACTAAGGACCGGTCCGAGTGGCAGCGGATCCTGCTGGACGCCGGGCTTGTCTTCGAAGTAGTCGCCAGTGCCGAAGACATCCCGAACGACCAACAGCTGATCGACAACGGCTACTTGGTGCCCATCGTCGATAGCGAATACATGACGGTGGACAGCCCATTGACTGTCGCAGGCACCGAGAAGGCACGGCCAACGATGGCGCCGACTCTGGGACAGCACAGCGACGACGTACTTCGCGAGGCAGGGTACGACGACGATGCGATCAAGGATTTGCGCGCCGCGGGCGTTGTCGCCTGA
- a CDS encoding acyl-CoA dehydrogenase family protein: MSALTTADSEPAQQSAGRAIAIETARRVVAEHPPTTTPRREFMEACFDAGLAWIQFPKGLGGLGLEPGLQADVDRILQGAGGPVPFALNPMGYGMAGPTVEAHGSEDLKRQLLRPLYICDEIWCQLFSEPGAGSDLAGLATSAVQADGEWVINGQKVWTSAAHKARRALLLARTDPGAPKHRGLTYFVLDMHDPGVEVRPLRQMTGEAEFNEVYIRDAHIPDAHRLGDVGEGWRVAMTTLMNERNAIGGGSSLRGSGSIGSALRLWKDRPDLRTPALRERLLSLFARADSSRLTGQRHRAERGDAAAGPRGSIGKLVGAELNQDVYEFCMDMLGIEGTIYSGYQPRPDGTPEPTDGEDFARKFLRSRANTIEGGTSEVLRNVIGERLLGLSGDIRVDIGKAWRDIPRG, from the coding sequence ATGAGCGCATTAACCACTGCAGATTCCGAACCCGCGCAGCAGTCCGCCGGCCGGGCAATCGCCATCGAGACCGCCCGCCGGGTGGTCGCCGAGCATCCTCCGACAACGACACCGCGACGTGAGTTCATGGAAGCCTGCTTTGATGCCGGTCTTGCCTGGATCCAGTTCCCTAAAGGGCTTGGCGGTCTGGGCCTCGAACCGGGCCTACAGGCAGATGTCGACCGCATCTTGCAGGGGGCCGGTGGGCCCGTGCCGTTTGCGCTCAACCCGATGGGTTATGGCATGGCCGGGCCGACGGTCGAGGCCCACGGCAGCGAGGACCTTAAGCGACAGTTGCTGCGCCCGCTCTACATCTGTGACGAGATCTGGTGTCAGCTGTTCAGCGAGCCCGGCGCGGGCTCGGACCTGGCGGGCCTGGCGACCAGCGCGGTCCAGGCGGACGGCGAATGGGTCATCAACGGACAGAAGGTCTGGACCAGTGCAGCGCACAAGGCGCGGCGGGCACTACTGCTGGCGCGCACCGACCCCGGCGCGCCGAAGCATCGCGGCCTGACCTACTTCGTACTGGACATGCACGATCCCGGCGTCGAGGTGCGACCGCTGCGTCAGATGACTGGCGAGGCCGAGTTCAACGAGGTCTACATCCGCGACGCCCATATTCCTGATGCCCACCGGCTCGGTGACGTCGGCGAAGGCTGGCGGGTCGCGATGACAACGCTCATGAATGAGCGCAATGCCATCGGTGGTGGCTCGAGCCTGCGCGGCAGCGGCTCGATTGGGTCGGCGCTGCGATTGTGGAAGGACCGGCCGGACTTGCGTACGCCGGCGCTCCGCGAACGGCTGCTGTCGCTGTTTGCCCGCGCCGACAGTTCGCGGCTGACCGGGCAGCGGCACCGCGCCGAACGAGGCGATGCCGCCGCCGGCCCGCGCGGCTCGATCGGCAAGTTGGTGGGTGCCGAGCTCAACCAGGACGTCTACGAGTTCTGCATGGACATGCTCGGCATCGAGGGGACTATCTACAGCGGTTACCAGCCGCGGCCGGACGGTACGCCGGAACCGACCGATGGCGAGGACTTCGCGCGCAAATTCCTTCGTTCGAGGGCTAACACCATCGAAGGTGGCACCTCGGAGGTGCTGCGCAACGTCATCGGCGAACGACTGCTTGGGCTCTCCGGAGACATTCGAGTAGACATCGGAAAGGCCTGGCGCGACATCCCGCGCGGCTGA
- a CDS encoding acyl-CoA dehydrogenase family protein, translating to MAEFEFTEEQRDMRALVRTFCADAWPETEVRRLMDTPEGFDREVWRRLGGDLGILGLAVPEEYGGEGRGIVDLAIIAEECGRVVACSPFLSTVALSATALLHSADEGPRKALLTEIITGQKVVALAATDASGQWQPANGSVTAAQVSDGWTLTGAQSHVIDGAAADALLVLAQTPSGPTLFLVDPSAPGVTREPQTTLDQTRRMAVVTLRDAPGTVVGAVGGGDEAVAKARDVGAVVLAAEAVGGSQRLLDISVEYAKTRLQFGRPIGGFQGVKHRCADMLVAVEDARSTAYHAAWALDDDSVDDARVAVDLATVVTADAYRRVAKDTVQVHGGIGFTWEHPTHLYYKRAASDAALLGGRAAASERLAAGVLDAAS from the coding sequence GTGGCCGAGTTCGAGTTCACCGAGGAACAGCGCGACATGCGTGCATTGGTGCGGACATTCTGCGCCGATGCGTGGCCAGAGACCGAGGTACGTCGGCTCATGGACACCCCCGAGGGTTTCGACCGCGAAGTATGGCGGAGGCTCGGTGGCGACCTCGGGATTCTCGGTCTGGCGGTGCCGGAGGAGTACGGCGGTGAGGGCCGGGGGATCGTGGATTTGGCGATTATTGCTGAAGAGTGTGGACGTGTGGTTGCCTGCAGTCCCTTCTTGAGCACCGTCGCCCTGTCGGCGACGGCACTGCTACACAGCGCGGACGAGGGACCTAGGAAGGCCCTCCTTACCGAGATCATCACTGGGCAGAAGGTCGTCGCACTCGCGGCCACCGATGCCTCCGGCCAGTGGCAACCGGCTAATGGATCCGTCACGGCCGCTCAGGTGTCCGATGGCTGGACGCTGACTGGCGCACAGTCTCACGTGATTGATGGTGCGGCGGCGGATGCACTGCTCGTACTGGCGCAGACACCTAGCGGCCCGACACTGTTCTTGGTCGACCCGTCCGCACCGGGTGTTACCCGCGAGCCACAGACGACTCTGGATCAGACCCGGCGAATGGCCGTCGTGACGTTGCGCGACGCGCCAGGAACCGTTGTCGGCGCTGTCGGCGGCGGTGACGAGGCAGTGGCGAAGGCCCGCGACGTGGGTGCCGTCGTCCTAGCGGCCGAGGCGGTCGGCGGATCGCAGCGACTGCTGGACATCTCCGTCGAATATGCGAAGACACGCCTACAGTTCGGCCGGCCCATTGGTGGGTTTCAGGGCGTCAAACATCGCTGTGCCGACATGCTCGTCGCCGTCGAGGACGCACGGTCGACGGCGTACCACGCGGCGTGGGCCCTTGACGATGACAGCGTTGACGACGCGCGCGTCGCGGTCGACCTCGCGACGGTGGTCACCGCAGACGCCTATCGCCGGGTCGCCAAGGACACCGTGCAGGTGCACGGCGGGATCGGCTTCACCTGGGAACATCCCACGCATCTCTACTACAAGCGGGCCGCGAGCGATGCGGCACTACTCGGCGGACGAGCGGCGGCAAGTGAACGTCTCGCGGCCGGCGTACTCGATGCAGCCTCGTAA
- a CDS encoding enoyl-CoA hydratase, which translates to MSSSVVTVDVADRVATVTLNRPESRNAISRELKDELARVMSDLDTNADADVVILTGADPAFCAGLDLKELGSTGANLGAGSASESASPYPWPVLSKPVIGAINGVAVTGGFEIALNCDILIASERARFADTHTRVGVLPGWGLSVLLPLLVGRGLARRMSLTGDFLTAQDALRAGLVTEVVAHEDLLSAAGRIAASIVSNEQDAVRTLLASYRDIELQQIGDGYQVEGRTGRDWLARGFDPAEVERRREGIRDRGRAQTT; encoded by the coding sequence ATGTCTAGCTCGGTAGTTACCGTTGACGTAGCGGATCGTGTAGCGACGGTGACGCTTAACCGTCCCGAGTCGCGCAACGCCATCAGCCGCGAGCTGAAAGATGAGCTCGCGCGCGTGATGTCGGACCTGGACACCAACGCGGATGCCGACGTGGTCATTCTGACCGGTGCCGACCCGGCTTTCTGCGCGGGCCTTGACCTAAAGGAACTTGGGAGCACGGGCGCCAACCTCGGCGCCGGTTCGGCATCCGAGTCCGCGTCGCCGTACCCGTGGCCGGTGTTGTCGAAACCGGTTATCGGCGCGATCAATGGGGTCGCCGTCACGGGTGGTTTCGAGATTGCCCTGAACTGCGACATCCTGATCGCGTCCGAACGCGCCCGCTTCGCCGACACCCACACGCGCGTCGGCGTGCTGCCGGGCTGGGGGCTATCGGTGCTGCTGCCGTTGCTGGTCGGCCGCGGGTTGGCCCGACGGATGAGCCTGACCGGCGACTTTCTGACCGCGCAGGATGCGCTCCGGGCCGGGTTGGTAACTGAAGTGGTCGCCCACGAGGACCTGCTGTCGGCCGCCGGCCGGATAGCAGCCTCGATCGTCAGCAACGAGCAGGACGCGGTCCGCACCCTGCTGGCGTCCTATCGTGATATTGAGCTGCAGCAAATCGGCGACGGTTACCAGGTCGAGGGCCGCACCGGCCGCGACTGGCTAGCCCGTGGCTTCGACCCTGCGGAGGTAGAACGCCGCCGCGAAGGCATCCGTGACAGGGGACGCGCACAGACGACTTGA